In the genome of Quercus robur chromosome 3, dhQueRobu3.1, whole genome shotgun sequence, one region contains:
- the LOC126716557 gene encoding uncharacterized protein LOC126716557, translated as MADNEKLWPDETEKDFIHFMLKEAVDGNASFQWDTVTTKFNEIYEKSYTQNQINGKYIRLRKRYVAFTYLIGCDYISYDARTNSFKGSKDAWARAKRVHSKCIDFKCKGLKHYRLLGQLFQAAAQTPSARQVNAANVDQDEQGSDPKGKRPARSDTNPSSSGTKRKAVSQKTVESDDLYSLARATNVLESLHFDNDTLFMSLTRLEDDAKRLIFMALREDKRRDYIKFLHRTQ; from the exons ATGGCAGACAATGAGAAGTTATGGCCCGATGAAACAGAGAAagatttcattcattttatgtTAAAGGAAGCAGTTGATGGGAACGCTTCTTTCCAATGGGATACTGTCACAACAAAGTTTAACGAGATATACGAAAAAAGCTATacccaaaaccaaataaatggaaaatatattCGGCTTAGAAAGAGATACGTTGCGTTTACCTATCTAATTGGTTGTGATTATATCAGTTATGATGCCCGTACCAACAGCTTTAAAGGATCTAAGGACGCGTGGGCAAGAGCAAAGAGG GTACACAGTAAGTGCATTGACTTCAAATGCAAGGGACTGAAGCACTACAGGTTGCTGGGGCAGCTCTTCCAAGCAGCTGCACAAACACCCTCTGCCCGACAGGTGAATGCAGCTAATGTGGATCAGGACGAGCAAGGCAGCGACCCCAAGGGGAAGCGACCGGCCCGCTCCGACACTAACCCCTCCTCCTCTGGGACGAAGAGGAAGGCAGTGTCCCAAAAAACTGTAGAATCTGATGATCTCTACTCATTGGCAAGGGCCACGAATGTTTTGGAGAGTCTTCATTTTGATAATGACACCCTGTTCATGAGCCTTACCAGACTAGAAGATGACGCAAAGAGGCTAATTTTCATGGCCTTGAGGGAGGACAAACGACGGGACTATATCAAATTTCTGCATCGTACTCAATAG